The region ATCCCGTGACGGTGCTGTGGATGTCGGTGGTATCCGGCTATCTGGTGCATTCGTTCGGCTGGCGTCACATGTTCATCGCCGAAGGCGCGCCCGCGATTCTCTGGGCCGTGTGCTGGTGGTTCATCGTGCAGGACAAGCCGCAGCAGGTCTCGTGGCTCACCCAGCAGCAAAAGGACCAGCTCGCCGAAACCTTGCGCGCCGAACAGGCCGCGATCAAGCCGGTGCGCAACTACAGCGAAGCGTTCCGCACGCCTGCGGTCATCAAGTTGTGCGCGCAGTATTTTTGCTGGAGCATCGGCGTGTATGGTTTCGTGCTGTGGCTGCCGTCGATCCTGAAGAATGGTTCGACGCTCGGCATGGTCGAAACCGGCTGGCTCTCGGCGCTGCCGTATCTGGCCGCAACGATCGCCATGCTGGCGGCTTCGTGGGCATCGGATAAACTCAACCGCCGCAAAGTGTTCGTGTGGCCGTTCCTGCTGGTCGGCGCGATCGCGTTCGCCGCGTCGTACGCGATCGGCTCCACGCACTTCTGGATTTCGTATGCGCTGCTGGTGATCGCCGGCGGTGCGATGTATGCGCCGTATGGGCCGTTCTTCGCGATCGTGCCGGAACTGCTGCCGAAGAACGTTGCGGGCGGCGCGATGGCGCTGATCAACAGCATGGGGGCGCTCGGATCGTTCGTCGGCTCGTACGTGGTCGGCTATCTGAATGGCGCGACCGGTTCGCCCGCGGCATCCTATGCGTTCATGAGCGTGGCCCTCGTCGCCGCGGTGATTCTGACGCTGATCGTCAAGCCGCAGCCACAAGCAGAGCCGCTGAGCAAGGGCGCCAAGCTCGCTACACCGTTGCAAGGAAAATAAGTTGATGAAGAAGATCGTCGCCTGGAAGTCATTGCCCGAGGACGTGCTCGCGTATCTGCAACAGCGTGCAGAAGTCGTGCAGGTCGACCCCGCGCAGCACGACGCGTTTGTTGCCGCGCTGAAAGACGCGGACGGCGGTATCGGTTCGAGCGTGAAAATCACGCCAGCGATGCTCGAAGGCGCGAGCCGGCTGAAGGCGCTGTCGACCATCTCGGTGGGCTTCGACCAGTTCGATGTCGCCGATCTCACGCGCCGCGGCATCGTGCTCGCGCACACGCCGGACGTGCTGACCGAATCCACGGCGGATACGGTGTTCTCGCTAATCCTCACTTCGGCGCGGCGAGTGGTCGAACTCGCGGAGTGGGTGAAGGCGGGCGAGTGGAAGCACAGCATCGGACCCGCGCATTTTGGGGTCGACGTGCAGGGCAAGACGCTTGGCATCGTCGGACTGGGACGGATCGGCGGCGCGGTCGCGCGGCGCGCGGCGCTGGGCTTCAACATGAAGGTGCTGTATACGAACCGCAGTGCGAACGCGCAGGCAGAACAGGTTTACGGTGCGCGCCGCGTCGAATTGGCGGAGCTGCTGGCCATCTCCGACTTCGTCTGTCTGCAGGTGCCGCTCACGCCCGAGACGAAGCACATGATCGGCGCGGCCGAACTCAAGTCGATGAAGCAGAGCGCGATCCTGATCAACGCATCGCGCGGCGCCACGGTCGATGAACAGGCGCTGATCGAAGCACTGCAAAACGGCACGATTCACGGCGCGGGTCTGGACGTGTTCGAGACCGAACCGCTGCCGGCCGATTCGCCGCTGCTGAAAATGGCGAATGTGGTCGCGCTGCCGCATATCGGTTCGGCGACGCACGAGACGCGCCATGCGATGGCGCGCAATGCGGCGGAGAACCTTGTAGCCGCGCTCGAGGGTACGCTCGCGATCAACATCGTCAATCGCGAAGTGTTGAAGAAATGAGCACGACGCCGCCTGCCGCCGCACGCCGCGCGACGATCACCGACGTCGCGCGCGAAGCCGGCACGGGCAAGACCAGCATCTCGCGCTACCTGAATGGCGAGATGAGCGTGCTGTCGCCGGAATTGCGCGCGCGCATCGAGGCGGCCATCGAGCGTCTCGACTATCAGCCGAACCAGATGGCGCGCGGCCTCAAGCGTGGCCGCAATCGCCTGATCGGCATGCTGCTCGCCGACCTGACGAACCCATATTCCGTCGAAGTGCTGCAAGGCGTGGAAGCCGCTTGCCACGCGCTCGGGTTGATGCCGCTGATCTGCCACGCGGCCAACGAAGTCGAAATGGAGCGGCGCTATCTGCAACTGCTCACCACGTATCGCGTGGAAGGCGTGATCGTCAACGCGCTCGGCGTGCGCGAGGAAACACTGCGGCCGGTGGGCGGCGGGGGGATTCCGGCGGTGCTGGTCGACCGTTCGGTGGAAGGGCTGGTCGCCGACATGGTTGGGCTGGACAACCGGGCGGCCGCTGAGCTTGGCACGCGGCATCTGCTCGACAACGGTTTCGACGATATCTGGTTTGTCGTGCAGCCCTTCGAGCAAATCAGCTCGCGGCAACTGCGCGAGGCGGCGTTTCGCGAGGTGATGAGCGGCGAGGGCGGTAAGGGACGTGAGGGCGGGCCTGGCGGTAAGGGCGAAGGCAGCAGGACGGGCGGCAAGGGAAACGGCGACAAGGGTGGCGCGCGGGGGCATACGCTGGTGCTGAACCTCGCGGAGCCGGCGGCGGTCGAACGTGCCCTCGCTGAACTGGATCGCGCAATTGATGCGGTTGGCGGTTCGGGCGGGGCCGTGTCCAGCGCGGCAGATAACGCCGCACGCAGCGCCACGGATAACGCCACGGATAACGCCACAGATAACGCCACAGATAACGCCACCGTTACAGCCGCAGTTCGCGCCATCGGCAAACCCAGCCGCATCGCCTTGTTCGCGGCCAACGCGCCGGTCGCGCTGTGCCTCGCCCTCCATCTGAAAGCGCGCTATGGCGTGGATTGGCAGGCGCGCGTCGCGCTGCTGTCGATCGACGATCCCGAATGGGCCGAATTGACCGGCGTCACTACGATCCGCCAGCCGACCTACGAGATCGGCTACCGTGCGGTCGAGTTCCTCCATGAGCGCATCGAAGGGGTGCAAACCACCGCGCGCGACTGCCTCCTGCCAGGCGAATTGATCATCCGTGCGTCAACTTCGCGCTGATCTGCGATCATTCGGGCTGCGGCGCGCAGCGGGTGCGCGCCGGTCATCGCAAGGAAACTCATGGTTGTTGCACCGCTTACCCTCTCGAGCCTCGCCGTCGCGACGCTGCTGGTCGCCGCTTTACCGTTCCTGATTTACCGCCGTCTGCGCCGGCCGCTCGCGCTCAACCCCCGCGACGCCATTACCGGCATCGCCGTGTTCGCGCTGTTCGCGATGGTGATCGAGCGCGCGCTGAATGACTACGTGCTGCACCGGAACGAAGCGACCGCCACCCTCCTGGCCAATCCGCTGGCCTTCGTGGTGTACGGCGCGTTGGCCGCGGGTATCTGCGAGGAAGTGGGGCGTTTCATCGGAATGCGCCTGCTGCTCAAGCGCGCGGCAGCGAAGTCCGCGTCCGCTGCGAGCACGGGTGACGGCACGGCGCTCACCTATGGCCTCGGTCACGGCGGCGCTGAGGCCTGGCTGGTCGGCGTGCTGGTGCAGATTCAATGGATCCTGTTTGCCGTCTTCGAGAACCGCGGCGAACTGGACGGCTACCTGAGCAATCTGCCGACCGACTCGGTAATGCGCATCCACTTGATCCTCGCAAGCCTGACGCCGCAGACGGCCGGCATTTTCGCGCTCGAACGGGTGGCCGCACTGGTGTTCCAGATCGGCTTGTCGGTATTGATGTGGCGTGGCGTGCGGGCGGGCTGGCGCGGCATCCTGCCGCTCGCGATTGTGTTGCATGCGCTGGTCGACGTGCCGGCTGCGCTGTTCCAGGCGCAACTCGTGCCGCTCGCCGCAGTGGACGGCGTGTATGCGCTGGGGGCGGTGATTGTCGCGGGCTTGCTGTTCAGAACGTTCCGTCGCCCGGCGGTTGCCGCATGAGCCGCTTGTGAGCCGCCTGTGAGCCGCGTGTTACTCAGGCCATCCGTGATTCTCTAACTTTCGGTGTACCTCTTCGGTACACCGTTCAGGCACATCCTTTCGGCACACCTCATGGAAGAAGCTTACCAATACGACTGCGCGAATCCCGAGTTCGAGGAATTGGCTCGCGTCATCAGCGATCTGTTTCCCGAGCAGACACAGTTCATCCAGCGTGCCGGCGAAGACGGCACGCCGACGCTGGCCATTCACTGGGTTGCAATGCGTTTTGGCGCGACCGCGCGCCGCATCGTGATGACCGTGGTGATTGCGCCGACCGCGTTGGCGCGTTATCGCGCGTTGCCGGCGCGGCTGCGCGGCCGGAGTTTCGCGGTGCTGCGGGCGTTTGTAGAAGCGAGCATCGGCTCGCTCGAAGAACAGTACGCGAACGGCGAGGCGGTGCCGCGCGATGTGACGGTGGATCTCGGCGACGAGTTTGCTTAAAACGCTTGACTCAGGACCCGCGGGCCATTGGCTAGATGGCGGGCCCGAATGCGGCTGGGCTTACCGCGGTCAGCCGGCCACGACTCATTGGCTGGGAGTCACAGGCAGCGACTCAATCGGCAAGCCGATAGACCTTCGCGAAGCGTGCGGCCTGCACCACGCCGTAGTCGCCGGGGGCGTACTGCATGATCCAGTCACCGGCGGCGCCGTGCAGCACGTCGCCGCCCCCTGCTGAACGGGCTAGCGAAAACGCTTCGTTCATCTGTTTGGCCAGCACGACGGCCGGACGGTTGCGATAAGCGCCCGGTGCGCCATGCGCGAGGGCGGTGTCTTCCGGCAGATATTTCGCATCGAAGCGTTCGCGCGAGACGACCCAGCGGTCGCCGGTCGAACCGGTGATCAGCGCGTCGCCGCGGACATAGCGGTTCGGCCCTTCCAGGCTCATCAGTTCGCCTTCGGCGGCGGCGAATTCAACGCTCACGGTTTCGTTTTTGACGACGCGCTGAGCGTTGGCATCTTGACTCAGGTCGAGATTTTTGAGTTCGGTCATGAAGCGAGCGGGTGTAGAGAGATAGATAGCCGCGCCGGGACCCGGTGTCTCGACGCCACGTACTCGCAATCATGCCAGATGCATCTGAAGATCGGTTTCTTTTGCCATTGGCGGGGAAGGCGGCGAGCACGGCCGCCAAAAGCAAAAGAACCGGGCGCGCAGCGCAGAAATCCGCGCCGCGCGTCATCAACCGTGCAGCTGACCGCTTACGGCTTCACAGCCGCATCATTCGCTTGCCGGCGCCTTCTTACCGCCGCCCTTGCCATGGTGACGGCCACCCTCAGGGCCACCCTGATGGAACGTTACGTCGGCCAGCTTCTTCTGTTCCGGCGAGAAGCTGTTGTACAGCGGGTCAAACGCATCGACCAGCCTCTTCATGCCGTCCGCATGCGCTTGCGCGATCGTCGCGTATTGCTTCATGTCGTCAAGCGCCGACAGGTTCGTGTCGGCCTTGCGCTGCTGGAACAACTGCCCCATCGTCTGGCCATTGCTGCGCATGACATCGGCGAACGCGTTCCATTGCGATTCCTGCGCCGGCGTGATCTTCAACTGGGTGTGCAGGTAGGCGATGCGGTCTTCGACATTGCGCTCGTGGCCGGCTTTTGCGGCGGGTGCGGAAGCCGGGGTGCCCATCGGCGCCGAAGCCGGCGCGGAAGTTTGTGCGAACGCGCCGCTCATGGCGACTGCGGTGGCCAACATTACGAGTGCTTTTTTCATCGAAACTCCTGATGTCTGTTCGAATTAGGACAAGGCGAGCATGGCGAGCGACCCCACGCACATCGGCATAGCGACGCACGGCGGCCGGCTGCCCGCTTCGCCGTCGCCGCTATTTGTATCACGATATCTCTACAATGCGGCTACGGTACGACAAACGCTTACAACCGAAACGCAATGCGGCTGCGGTACGACAAACGCTTACAACCGAAACGAACAGGAAATAGCGGGTGGACAAATTCGTCAGCATGGAAGTCTTCGTCGCCGTGGTCGAAGCGGGCAGTCTCACGGCGGCGGCCGAGCGATTTGACATTTCGTCGGCGATGGTGGGCAAGCACATCCGCTCGCTGGAAACGCGGCTCGCGACGCGCCTGCTGACGCGCACCACGCGTCGTCAGAGCCTGACCGAAATCGGCCGGCACTATTACGAGCAGTGCAAGCGCATTCTGGCGGATGTCAAGGAGGCGGAGTCTCTAGCCGAGGCAATGGCAGCCGCGCCGCGCGGCGTGCTGAAGGTGACGGTGCCGCTGACGTACGGTGTCGAAGTCTTTGCCCCTGCGATGACCGACTACCTGAGCGCATGGCCGGACGTGAGCCTCGAACTGGATCTGTCGAATCGCGTGATCGACCTGGTGGAAGAGGGCTTCGATGCGTCGGTGCGAATCGGCCACTTGCCGGACTCCAGTTTCGTCGCGCGGCCGTTGAAGCCTTACCGGATGCGCGCCTGCGCGTCGCCGGCCTATCTGGCGCGGGCCGGCACACCGCGCACGCCGGCCGATCTCATGCAGCACGAATGCCTGGGTTTTCTGCATTGGGGCCGCGAGGGTTTGTGGCGGCTAGGCGGCGAGACCGCGGACGAAAACCAGTTGCGCGCCGGACGGTTCCGGGCGAACAACGGCCAGGCGCTCAAGGTTGCCGCATTGCGCGGCTTCGGGCTGGTGTTGCAGCCGGAGGCGCTGCTTGCGGGAGAGATTGCCAGCGGCGAACTGGTGTCGGTGCTGGAAGACTATTTGCCCGAAGGTGCGCCCGTCCACCTGGTTTACCCACGCGACCGCCGTGCAACGCCGAAGCTCACCAGCTTCATCGATTTCGTGATCGAGCGGTTCGGGGTGTGATCGTGCCGCTTCGCCACGCGTCGCTTATCTTGTTCCGCTGCGTTTCCAGCTTCCTGCGTGCCGCTTCCCGATCACTGTTAGCCGCTCATCATTGCGCCGTCCATGGTTCGGGTTCCTTTGCCTGCCGCCCGGTGTGCAAGACGCGCGATAATCCGCTCCACTGCTGACCAACTTCTTGCCCCCCGATGAGACCTCCGCGCCTCGACCAACTCGACGACCTCGACCGCAACCTTGTTGCGCTGCTGCAAGCCAACGCCCGTGAGAGCGTCGCCAATCTCGCTCGCCAACTGGACGTGGCGCGCACTACCGTGATCGCACGGATCGCCCGGCTCGAGCGTAGCAATGTGATCGGCGGCTATAGCGTGCGACTCGGTCAGGACGTGCTCGACTCGAGCATCCAGGCATACGTCGGCATCATCATCGCGCCGAAATACGGGCCTGCCGTGCAGAAACGTCTCGGCAAGATGCCCGAGGTGCAACTGCTATGC is a window of Paraburkholderia phytofirmans OLGA172 DNA encoding:
- a CDS encoding MFS transporter, whose protein sequence is MTSSLAIRRWWTIMPIVFITYSLAYLDRANFGFASAAGINQDLGISKGLSSLIGALFFLGYFFFQIPGAIYAERRSVKKLVFWSLILWGGCAALTGMVSNIPSLMVIRFVLGVVEAAVMPAMLIFISNWFTKSERSRANTFLILGNPVTVLWMSVVSGYLVHSFGWRHMFIAEGAPAILWAVCWWFIVQDKPQQVSWLTQQQKDQLAETLRAEQAAIKPVRNYSEAFRTPAVIKLCAQYFCWSIGVYGFVLWLPSILKNGSTLGMVETGWLSALPYLAATIAMLAASWASDKLNRRKVFVWPFLLVGAIAFAASYAIGSTHFWISYALLVIAGGAMYAPYGPFFAIVPELLPKNVAGGAMALINSMGALGSFVGSYVVGYLNGATGSPAASYAFMSVALVAAVILTLIVKPQPQAEPLSKGAKLATPLQGK
- a CDS encoding 2-hydroxyacid dehydrogenase, translated to MKKIVAWKSLPEDVLAYLQQRAEVVQVDPAQHDAFVAALKDADGGIGSSVKITPAMLEGASRLKALSTISVGFDQFDVADLTRRGIVLAHTPDVLTESTADTVFSLILTSARRVVELAEWVKAGEWKHSIGPAHFGVDVQGKTLGIVGLGRIGGAVARRAALGFNMKVLYTNRSANAQAEQVYGARRVELAELLAISDFVCLQVPLTPETKHMIGAAELKSMKQSAILINASRGATVDEQALIEALQNGTIHGAGLDVFETEPLPADSPLLKMANVVALPHIGSATHETRHAMARNAAENLVAALEGTLAINIVNREVLKK
- a CDS encoding LacI family DNA-binding transcriptional regulator; amino-acid sequence: MSTTPPAAARRATITDVAREAGTGKTSISRYLNGEMSVLSPELRARIEAAIERLDYQPNQMARGLKRGRNRLIGMLLADLTNPYSVEVLQGVEAACHALGLMPLICHAANEVEMERRYLQLLTTYRVEGVIVNALGVREETLRPVGGGGIPAVLVDRSVEGLVADMVGLDNRAAAELGTRHLLDNGFDDIWFVVQPFEQISSRQLREAAFREVMSGEGGKGREGGPGGKGEGSRTGGKGNGDKGGARGHTLVLNLAEPAAVERALAELDRAIDAVGGSGGAVSSAADNAARSATDNATDNATDNATDNATVTAAVRAIGKPSRIALFAANAPVALCLALHLKARYGVDWQARVALLSIDDPEWAELTGVTTIRQPTYEIGYRAVEFLHERIEGVQTTARDCLLPGELIIRASTSR
- a CDS encoding YhfC family intramembrane metalloprotease, encoding MVVAPLTLSSLAVATLLVAALPFLIYRRLRRPLALNPRDAITGIAVFALFAMVIERALNDYVLHRNEATATLLANPLAFVVYGALAAGICEEVGRFIGMRLLLKRAAAKSASAASTGDGTALTYGLGHGGAEAWLVGVLVQIQWILFAVFENRGELDGYLSNLPTDSVMRIHLILASLTPQTAGIFALERVAALVFQIGLSVLMWRGVRAGWRGILPLAIVLHALVDVPAALFQAQLVPLAAVDGVYALGAVIVAGLLFRTFRRPAVAA
- a CDS encoding DUF3022 domain-containing protein: MEEAYQYDCANPEFEELARVISDLFPEQTQFIQRAGEDGTPTLAIHWVAMRFGATARRIVMTVVIAPTALARYRALPARLRGRSFAVLRAFVEASIGSLEEQYANGEAVPRDVTVDLGDEFA
- a CDS encoding PGDYG domain-containing protein encodes the protein MTELKNLDLSQDANAQRVVKNETVSVEFAAAEGELMSLEGPNRYVRGDALITGSTGDRWVVSRERFDAKYLPEDTALAHGAPGAYRNRPAVVLAKQMNEAFSLARSAGGGDVLHGAAGDWIMQYAPGDYGVVQAARFAKVYRLAD
- a CDS encoding LysR family transcriptional regulator; this translates as MDKFVSMEVFVAVVEAGSLTAAAERFDISSAMVGKHIRSLETRLATRLLTRTTRRQSLTEIGRHYYEQCKRILADVKEAESLAEAMAAAPRGVLKVTVPLTYGVEVFAPAMTDYLSAWPDVSLELDLSNRVIDLVEEGFDASVRIGHLPDSSFVARPLKPYRMRACASPAYLARAGTPRTPADLMQHECLGFLHWGREGLWRLGGETADENQLRAGRFRANNGQALKVAALRGFGLVLQPEALLAGEIASGELVSVLEDYLPEGAPVHLVYPRDRRATPKLTSFIDFVIERFGV
- a CDS encoding Lrp/AsnC family transcriptional regulator; translation: MRPPRLDQLDDLDRNLVALLQANARESVANLARQLDVARTTVIARIARLERSNVIGGYSVRLGQDVLDSSIQAYVGIIIAPKYGPAVQKRLGKMPEVQLLCAVSGEFDYVAWLRADSPDRLNDLLDEIGGLEGVERTTTSIILARKIDRGMV